The following coding sequences are from one Streptococcus sp. NPS 308 window:
- the rplT gene encoding 50S ribosomal protein L20 — protein MARVKGGVVSRKRRKRILKLAKGYYGAKHILFRTAKEQVMNSYYYAYRDRRQKKRDFRKLWITRINAAARMNGLSYSQLMHGLKLAEIEVNRKMLADLAVNDAAAFAALADAAKAKLGK, from the coding sequence ATGGCACGTGTTAAAGGTGGCGTTGTATCACGCAAACGTCGTAAACGTATTCTTAAATTAGCAAAAGGTTACTATGGAGCTAAACACATCTTGTTCCGTACTGCAAAAGAACAAGTAATGAACTCTTACTACTATGCATACCGTGACCGTCGTCAGAAAAAACGTGACTTCCGCAAATTGTGGATCACTCGTATCAACGCGGCAGCTCGTATGAACGGACTTTCATACTCACAATTGATGCATGGTTTGAAATTGGCTGAGATCGAAGTTAACCGTAAAATGCTTGCTGACTTAGCTGTTAACGATGCAGCAGCTTTCGCTGCTCTTGCAGATGCAGCTAAAGCAAAACTTGGTAAATAA
- the rpmI gene encoding 50S ribosomal protein L35 — protein sequence MPKQKTHRASAKRFKRTGSGGLKRFRAYTSHRFHGKTKKQRRHLRKASMVHSGDFKRIKAMLTRLK from the coding sequence ATGCCAAAACAAAAAACACACCGCGCATCAGCTAAACGTTTCAAACGTACAGGTTCTGGTGGACTTAAACGTTTCCGTGCTTACACTTCTCACCGTTTCCACGGAAAAACTAAGAAACAACGTCGTCATCTTCGTAAAGCATCTATGGTGCATTCAGGAGATTTCAAACGTATCAAAGCAATGCTTACTCGCTTGAAATAA
- the infC gene encoding translation initiation factor IF-3: protein MKTIAKQDLFINDEIRVREVRLIGLEGEQLGIKPLSEAQALADSANVDLVLIQPQAKPPVAKIMDYGKFKFEYQKKQKEQRKKQSVVTVKEVRLSPTIDKGDFDTKLRNARKFLEKGNKVKVSIRFKGRMITHKEIGAKVLAEFAEATQDIAIIEQRAKMDGRQMFMQLAPATDKK, encoded by the coding sequence GTGAAAACCATAGCAAAGCAAGACTTATTCATCAATGATGAAATTCGTGTACGTGAAGTTCGCTTGATCGGTCTTGAGGGAGAACAGCTAGGCATCAAGCCACTCAGCGAAGCGCAAGCATTGGCTGATAGTGCGAATGTTGACTTAGTTTTAATTCAACCCCAAGCAAAACCGCCTGTTGCTAAAATTATGGACTACGGTAAGTTCAAATTTGAGTACCAGAAAAAGCAAAAAGAACAACGTAAAAAACAAAGTGTTGTTACTGTGAAAGAAGTTCGTCTGAGTCCAACTATTGACAAGGGTGACTTTGACACAAAACTTCGCAATGCACGCAAGTTCCTTGAAAAAGGAAATAAAGTTAAGGTATCCATTCGCTTTAAAGGGCGTATGATCACCCATAAAGAGATTGGTGCAAAAGTTTTAGCCGAGTTTGCTGAAGCAACACAAGATATTGCGATCATCGAACAACGAGCTAAGATGGATGGACGCCAAATGTTCATGCAGTTGGCGCCAGCAACTGACAAAAAATAA
- a CDS encoding DNA internalization-related competence protein ComEC/Rec2, giving the protein MLRWIKNFPIPLIYLSFLLLWLYYAIFSVSYLALLGFVFLLVCLFIQFPWKSAGKVLAICGFFGFWFLFQNWQQTQASQDLVASVEKVRILPDTIKVNGDSLSFRGKTDGRTFQVYYKLQSEEEKEQFQALTELYEIELEGKLSEPEGQRNFGGFDYQAYLKTQGIYQTLTIKSIQSMKKISSWDIGENLSSLRRKAVVWIKTHFPDPMRNYMTGLLFGHLDTDFEEMNELYSSLGIIHLFALSGMQVGFFMDGFKKLLLRLGLTQEKLKWLIYPFSLIYAGLTGFSASVIRSLLQKLLAQHGVKGLDNFALTVLVLFIIMPNFFLTAGGVLSCAYAFILTMTSKEGEGLKAVARESLIISLGILPILSFYFAEFQPWSILLTFVFSFLFDLVFLPLLSILFILSFVYPVTQLNLAFEWLESIIHLVSQMASRPLVFGQPNAWLLILLLVSLALVYDFRKNVKRLAGFSLFIVGFFFLTKHPLENEITMLDVGQGESIFLRDVTGKNILIDVGGKAESDKKIQAWQQKSTTSNAKRTLIPYLKSRGVDKIDQLILTNTDKEHVGDLLEVTNAFHVGEILVSKGSLTQKEFVAELQATQTKVRSVTAGENLPIFGNQLEVLSTRQIGDGNRNDSLLLYGKLLDKHFLFTGNLKERGEQELLKQYPTIEVDILKAGQHGSKISSSPAFLEKLKPEITLISVGKNNRAKLPHQETLARLESIKSKIYRTDQQGAIRFKGWNSWRMETVR; this is encoded by the coding sequence ATGTTACGGTGGATTAAGAACTTCCCTATCCCCCTAATCTATCTGAGTTTTCTGTTGCTTTGGCTTTACTACGCCATTTTCTCCGTATCTTATCTCGCGCTGCTAGGTTTCGTTTTTCTGCTAGTTTGTCTCTTTATCCAATTTCCTTGGAAATCGGCTGGTAAAGTTTTAGCGATTTGTGGATTTTTTGGATTTTGGTTTCTGTTTCAAAACTGGCAACAGACACAAGCTAGTCAAGACTTAGTTGCGTCTGTAGAGAAGGTGAGAATTTTACCAGATACTATTAAGGTTAATGGAGATAGTCTATCTTTTCGGGGCAAGACTGACGGACGTACTTTCCAAGTTTACTATAAACTCCAGTCCGAGGAGGAGAAAGAGCAATTTCAAGCCTTGACAGAGCTCTATGAGATAGAACTAGAAGGAAAACTTTCGGAACCAGAAGGCCAGAGGAATTTTGGTGGCTTTGACTACCAAGCCTATCTGAAAACTCAGGGGATTTACCAAACTTTGACTATCAAGAGTATCCAGTCAATGAAAAAGATTAGCAGTTGGGATATAGGAGAAAATCTGTCCAGTTTACGTCGAAAGGCTGTAGTTTGGATCAAGACGCACTTTCCCGACCCTATGCGCAACTATATGACAGGTCTTCTTTTTGGACATCTGGATACGGACTTCGAGGAGATGAATGAGCTTTATTCCAGTCTAGGGATTATCCATCTCTTTGCCTTGTCGGGTATGCAGGTTGGATTTTTTATGGATGGGTTTAAGAAGCTCCTTTTGCGATTGGGCTTGACTCAAGAAAAGTTGAAGTGGCTGATCTACCCTTTTTCCCTTATCTATGCAGGTCTGACAGGGTTCTCAGCTTCGGTCATTCGTAGTCTCTTACAAAAATTACTAGCCCAACATGGTGTTAAGGGCTTGGACAATTTTGCCTTAACGGTTCTTGTCCTCTTTATCATCATGCCCAACTTTTTCCTGACAGCAGGAGGTGTCTTGTCCTGTGCCTACGCTTTTATCTTGACTATGACAAGCAAAGAAGGGGAGGGGCTCAAGGCTGTTGCCAGAGAAAGTCTGATAATTTCCTTGGGAATATTGCCCATTTTGTCCTTTTATTTTGCAGAATTTCAGCCTTGGTCAATCCTTTTGACCTTTGTCTTTTCCTTCTTGTTTGACTTGGTTTTCTTACCGCTTTTGTCTATCTTATTCATTCTGTCTTTTGTTTACCCAGTCACTCAGCTTAACCTTGCCTTTGAATGGTTAGAGAGCATCATTCACTTGGTATCGCAGATGGCAAGTAGGCCCTTGGTCTTTGGCCAACCCAACGCATGGCTTTTGATTCTTCTCTTAGTTTCATTGGCCTTGGTCTATGACTTTAGGAAAAATGTCAAAAGACTAGCAGGATTCAGCCTCTTTATCGTAGGGTTCTTTTTCTTAACCAAACACCCGCTGGAAAATGAAATTACCATGCTGGATGTAGGGCAGGGAGAAAGTATTTTTCTAAGGGATGTAACTGGTAAAAACATTCTCATAGATGTGGGCGGAAAGGCAGAATCCGACAAAAAAATCCAAGCTTGGCAGCAAAAGTCGACAACCAGCAATGCCAAGAGAACCTTGATTCCCTATCTGAAAAGTCGAGGAGTAGATAAGATTGATCAGCTGATTTTGACCAATACAGACAAGGAGCATGTTGGAGATTTGCTGGAGGTGACCAATGCTTTCCATGTGGGCGAAATTTTAGTGTCAAAAGGAAGTTTGACACAGAAGGAATTTGTGGCAGAACTACAAGCGACTCAAACCAAGGTACGCAGTGTAACTGCAGGGGAGAACTTGCCGATTTTTGGGAATCAGTTAGAAGTCCTATCTACAAGGCAGATTGGAGATGGGAATCGTAATGATTCTCTCCTTCTTTATGGAAAACTCTTGGATAAGCACTTTCTCTTTACTGGGAATTTGAAGGAGAGGGGAGAGCAGGAACTTTTAAAGCAATACCCTACCATAGAGGTGGATATCTTGAAAGCAGGTCAACATGGTTCAAAGATTTCATCTAGTCCAGCTTTTTTAGAGAAGCTCAAACCGGAAATTACTCTTATTTCAGTGGGCAAGAACAATCGTGCCAAACTCCCTCATCAGGAAACCTTGGCACGACTAGAAAGCATCAAGAGTAAGATTTACCGAACAGACCAGCAAGGAGCCATTCGCTTTAAAGGTTGGAATAGTTGGCGAATGGAAACAGTGCGATAA
- a CDS encoding helix-hairpin-helix domain-containing protein, whose amino-acid sequence MEVIIEKIKEYKIIVICAGLGLALGGFFLLKPSTQKSVTETNLQAEVAAVSKDSSSEKEVKKEEKEEPLEQELITVDVKGAVKSPGIYDLPVGSRVHDAVQKAGGLTEEADSKSLNLAQKVSDEALVYVPTKGEEAASQQATSGTTPSTSKEKKVNLNKASLEELKQVKGLGGKRAQDIIDHRETNGKFKSVDELKKVSGIGAKTIEKLKDYVTVD is encoded by the coding sequence ATGGAAGTCATTATCGAGAAAATCAAAGAGTATAAAATCATTGTCATATGTGCTGGTTTGGGTTTGGCCTTGGGCGGATTTTTCTTGCTAAAGCCATCTACGCAAAAATCCGTCACAGAAACAAATTTGCAGGCTGAAGTCGCGGCCGTTTCAAAGGATTCATCGTCTGAAAAAGAAGTGAAGAAGGAGGAAAAGGAAGAGCCTCTTGAACAAGAGCTGATTACAGTAGATGTCAAAGGTGCTGTCAAATCACCGGGGATCTATGACTTGCCAGTAGGAAGTCGGGTCCATGATGCTGTTCAGAAAGCTGGTGGATTGACAGAGGAAGCAGATAGTAAGTCGCTCAATCTAGCACAGAAAGTCAGTGACGAGGCTCTTGTCTATGTTCCAACTAAGGGAGAAGAAGCAGCTAGTCAGCAGGCTACCTCTGGAACGACTCCTTCGACAAGTAAAGAAAAGAAGGTCAACCTCAATAAAGCTAGTCTGGAAGAACTCAAGCAGGTCAAAGGCTTGGGAGGAAAACGAGCCCAGGATATTATCGACCATCGTGAGACGAATGGCAAATTCAAGTCGGTGGATGAGTTAAAGAAAGTTTCTGGCATTGGCGCTAAGACCATAGAAAAGTTAAAAGACTATGTTACGGTGGATTAA
- a CDS encoding GNAT family N-acetyltransferase: protein MESIFLKLAQYPIVETERLVLRPVTLDDAEAMFEYASDRENTRYTFPTNQSLEETKNNIAQFYLANPLGRWGIELKSNGQFIGTIDLHKIDTVLKKAAIGYIINKKYWNQGLTTEANRAVIELAFEKIGMNKLVALHDKENPASGKVMQKSGMRFSHAEPYARMDNKEPGRIITRVHYVLTKEDYFANK, encoded by the coding sequence ATGGAATCAATCTTTTTAAAACTAGCCCAGTATCCAATAGTGGAGACAGAGCGTTTAGTGCTTAGACCTGTAACTTTGGATGATGCAGAAGCTATGTTTGAGTATGCCTCGGACAGAGAAAATACGCGCTACACTTTTCCAACCAATCAAAGCTTGGAAGAAACCAAGAATAACATTGCTCAGTTCTACTTGGCCAATCCCTTGGGACGGTGGGGAATAGAACTAAAAAGCAATGGTCAGTTTATCGGTACCATTGATTTGCACAAGATTGATACTGTTCTTAAGAAGGCAGCTATTGGTTACATTATCAATAAAAAGTATTGGAATCAAGGATTGACAACAGAAGCCAATCGAGCCGTGATTGAGCTGGCTTTTGAGAAGATTGGAATGAATAAGTTAGTTGCTTTACACGATAAGGAAAATCCTGCATCTGGCAAGGTCATGCAGAAATCAGGCATGCGCTTTTCCCATGCAGAACCCTATGCCAGAATGGATAATAAAGAACCAGGTCGAATCATCACAAGAGTTCATTATGTCTTGACTAAGGAAGACTATTTTGCAAATAAATAA
- the ald gene encoding alanine dehydrogenase — protein sequence MLIGIPKEIKNNENRVALTPAGVHSLVSRGHRVLIETNAGLGSGFTDADYQKQGAEIVATAAEAWAAELVVKVKEPLASEYGYLRDDLLLFTYLHMAAAPELADAMLAAKTTGIAYETVRDNQGQLPLLVPMSEVAGRMAVQIGAHFLTKQAGGSGVLLGGVPGVPKGKVTIIGGGVVGTHAARIALGLGAQVTILDISAKRLSVLEEVFGNQIQTLMSNSFNIEASVRDADVVIGAVLIPGAKAPKLVTDEMVKQMRPGSVIVDVAVDQGGVIETADRVTTHDEPVYEKHGVLHYAVANIPGAVARTSTIALTNVTLPYIEALAGKGFAQAISEDEGLRQGVTTYQGYLTSLPVAQGLDKDHTSIDELL from the coding sequence ATGTTAATCGGAATTCCAAAAGAAATTAAAAATAACGAAAACCGTGTCGCCCTCACACCTGCTGGTGTCCATAGCTTAGTTTCTCGTGGGCATCGCGTCCTCATCGAAACAAATGCTGGTCTTGGTTCAGGATTTACTGATGCTGATTATCAAAAGCAAGGAGCTGAGATTGTCGCTACTGCTGCTGAAGCCTGGGCTGCCGAATTAGTCGTTAAAGTAAAAGAACCACTAGCTTCTGAATACGGTTATTTGCGCGATGATCTTCTCCTCTTCACCTACTTGCACATGGCCGCTGCGCCAGAATTAGCAGATGCTATGTTAGCAGCAAAAACAACAGGAATTGCCTATGAAACTGTTCGTGATAATCAAGGACAACTACCACTCCTCGTTCCTATGAGTGAAGTTGCAGGTCGTATGGCTGTTCAAATCGGAGCTCACTTCCTTACCAAACAAGCTGGTGGCTCTGGTGTCCTACTTGGTGGTGTACCAGGTGTTCCAAAAGGAAAAGTAACCATTATCGGTGGCGGTGTCGTCGGGACACATGCTGCCCGCATCGCCCTCGGACTTGGTGCTCAAGTGACTATTTTAGATATCAGTGCGAAACGTCTCTCAGTGTTAGAGGAAGTCTTTGGGAACCAAATCCAAACTCTTATGTCAAATTCATTCAACATTGAAGCAAGTGTGAGAGATGCTGATGTGGTAATTGGAGCGGTTCTTATCCCTGGTGCTAAAGCACCGAAATTGGTGACAGATGAGATGGTCAAACAAATGCGTCCAGGCTCTGTCATCGTTGACGTAGCCGTTGACCAAGGTGGCGTTATCGAGACAGCTGACCGTGTGACCACGCACGATGAACCCGTCTATGAAAAACACGGTGTTCTCCACTATGCCGTTGCCAATATCCCTGGTGCAGTTGCTCGTACTTCAACCATCGCCCTAACCAATGTCACTCTTCCTTATATCGAAGCTTTGGCCGGCAAAGGATTCGCACAAGCAATCTCTGAAGATGAGGGCTTGCGTCAAGGTGTGACCACTTATCAAGGTTACTTAACTAGCCTACCAGTTGCTCAAGGACTCGATAAAGATCATACGTCTATCGACGAACTTCTTTAA
- a CDS encoding PhoH family protein, which yields MKEHSIDIQLSHPDDLFHLFGSNERHLRLMEEELDVVIHARTEIVQVLGEEAACEEARQVIQALMVLVNRGMTVGTPDVVTAISMVKNDEIDKFVALYEEEIIKDNTGKPIRVKTLGQKLYVDSVKQHDVTFGIGPAGTGKTFLAVTLAVTALKRGQVKRIILTRPAVEAGESLGFLPGDLKEKVDPYLRPVYDALYQILGKDQTTRLMEREIIEIAPLAYMRGRTLDDAFVILDEAQNTTIMQMKMFLTRLGFNSKMIVNGDISQIDLPRNVKSGLIDAQEKLKNIHQIDFVHFSAKDVVRHPVVAQIIRAYEPAPVKVEEKNQETE from the coding sequence TTGAAGGAACATTCAATAGACATTCAACTGAGTCATCCAGATGACCTGTTTCATCTTTTTGGTTCCAATGAGCGCCATCTTCGTTTGATGGAAGAAGAGCTTGATGTGGTGATTCATGCACGTACGGAGATTGTGCAGGTTTTGGGAGAAGAAGCTGCATGTGAGGAAGCCCGTCAGGTTATCCAGGCATTGATGGTTTTGGTAAATCGGGGGATGACAGTTGGGACGCCAGATGTGGTGACGGCTATTAGCATGGTCAAAAACGATGAAATCGACAAGTTTGTCGCCCTTTACGAAGAAGAAATCATCAAGGACAATACTGGGAAACCGATTCGTGTCAAAACCTTAGGTCAAAAACTTTATGTGGACAGTGTCAAACAGCATGATGTGACCTTTGGAATCGGACCAGCAGGGACAGGGAAGACCTTTCTTGCTGTGACTTTGGCAGTAACTGCCCTTAAACGTGGGCAAGTTAAGCGGATTATCCTTACTCGTCCAGCAGTGGAAGCAGGTGAGAGTCTAGGATTTCTTCCGGGTGATCTCAAGGAAAAGGTGGATCCTTACCTTCGACCAGTTTATGATGCCTTGTATCAGATTTTAGGAAAAGACCAGACCACCCGTCTCATGGAGCGTGAAATCATTGAGATTGCGCCCCTCGCCTACATGCGTGGACGGACCTTGGATGATGCCTTTGTCATTCTCGATGAGGCGCAAAATACGACCATCATGCAGATGAAGATGTTCTTGACGCGTTTAGGTTTTAATTCGAAGATGATTGTTAATGGAGATATTAGCCAGATTGACCTACCACGGAACGTCAAGTCAGGTTTGATTGATGCCCAAGAAAAGCTCAAGAACATTCACCAAATTGACTTTGTTCATTTTTCAGCCAAGGATGTGGTTCGCCATCCAGTTGTCGCTCAAATTATCCGAGCCTATGAACCAGCTCCAGTTAAGGTTGAAGAAAAGAACCAAGAAACAGAATAG
- a CDS encoding YozE family protein has protein sequence MRKSFYTWLMTERNPKSNSPKAILADLAFEESAFPKHTDDFDEVSRFLEEHASFSFNLGDFDAIWQEYLEH, from the coding sequence TTGAGAAAATCATTTTACACTTGGCTCATGACCGAGCGCAATCCTAAAAGTAACAGTCCCAAAGCTATCTTGGCAGACCTCGCTTTTGAAGAGTCAGCCTTCCCAAAACACACAGATGATTTTGATGAGGTGAGTCGCTTTTTGGAGGAACATGCCAGTTTCTCTTTCAACCTAGGAGACTTTGACGCCATCTGGCAAGAATACTTAGAACACTAG
- a CDS encoding GrpB family protein, whose translation MIKKLEEMSLEELWQLFPIFLVEHKSEWKDWYELEEANLKKILGANVIKRIEHIGSTAIPNIWAKNIVDILLEVGRIEDLARVRDLLVKNGWLVMSESPNRISLNKGYTEQGFVEKVFHLHLRMTGDHDEIYFRDYLCQHPDIAQAYQELKLSLWKQFEHNRDAYTDAKTDFINHYVSKAKSSNFQESEKCHQKTLDRRKN comes from the coding sequence ATGATAAAGAAACTTGAAGAAATGAGTTTAGAGGAACTCTGGCAACTTTTTCCTATTTTTCTAGTAGAGCACAAGTCAGAGTGGAAAGACTGGTATGAATTAGAAGAAGCAAATCTGAAAAAAATATTGGGTGCCAATGTTATTAAAAGAATAGAACATATCGGTAGCACTGCTATCCCTAATATTTGGGCCAAAAATATCGTTGATATTCTGCTAGAAGTAGGTAGAATAGAGGATTTAGCAAGAGTTAGGGATTTATTGGTGAAGAATGGTTGGCTAGTGATGTCGGAGAGTCCTAACAGGATTTCGCTAAATAAAGGCTATACAGAGCAGGGATTTGTCGAGAAAGTTTTTCATTTACATTTGCGAATGACGGGAGATCATGACGAGATTTATTTTAGAGATTATCTCTGCCAGCATCCAGATATTGCCCAAGCGTATCAGGAATTAAAACTAAGTTTATGGAAACAATTTGAACACAATCGAGACGCCTATACAGATGCTAAAACAGATTTTATAAACCACTACGTATCAAAGGCTAAGTCCAGTAATTTTCAAGAATCAGAAAAGTGTCATCAAAAAACTCTTGATAGGAGAAAGAATTGA
- the cvfB gene encoding RNA-binding virulence regulatory protein CvfB: MNTNLASFIVGLIIDENDRFYFVQKDGQTYALAKEEGQHTVGDTVKGFAYTDMKQKLRLTTLEVTATQDQFGWGTVTEVRKDLGVFVDTGLPDKEIVVSLDILPELKELWPKKGDKLYIRLEVDKKDRIWGFLAYQEDFQRLARPAYNNMQNQNWPAIVYRLKLSGTFVYLPENNMLGFIHPSERYAEPRLGQVLDARVIGFREVDRTLNLSLKPRSFEMLENDAQMILTYLESNGGFMTLNDKSSPEDIKATFGISKGQFKKALGGLMKAGKIKQDQFGTELI; the protein is encoded by the coding sequence ATGAATACAAATCTTGCAAGTTTTATCGTTGGACTCATCATCGATGAAAATGACCGTTTTTACTTTGTGCAAAAGGATGGTCAAACCTATGCACTTGCCAAGGAAGAAGGTCAACATACAGTAGGGGATACGGTCAAAGGTTTTGCCTACACGGATATGAAGCAAAAACTACGTCTGACAACCTTAGAAGTGACTGCCACTCAGGACCAATTTGGTTGGGGAACCGTAACAGAAGTTCGTAAAGACTTGGGTGTTTTTGTCGATACCGGTCTACCTGATAAAGAAATCGTTGTGTCACTCGATATCCTCCCTGAGCTCAAGGAACTCTGGCCTAAGAAGGGCGACAAACTCTACATCCGTCTTGAAGTGGACAAGAAAGACCGTATCTGGGGGTTCTTGGCTTATCAAGAAGACTTCCAACGTCTGGCTCGTCCTGCCTACAACAACATGCAGAACCAAAACTGGCCAGCCATTGTATATCGTCTCAAGCTGTCAGGAACCTTTGTCTATCTGCCAGAGAATAACATGCTTGGTTTCATTCACCCAAGTGAGCGCTACGCAGAACCACGTTTGGGGCAAGTGTTAGATGCGCGTGTCATTGGTTTCCGCGAGGTTGACCGCACTCTGAACCTCTCCCTTAAACCGCGTTCTTTTGAGATGTTGGAAAATGATGCCCAGATGATTTTGACCTACTTGGAAAGCAATGGTGGTTTCATGACCTTGAATGATAAGTCATCTCCTGAGGACATCAAGGCAACCTTTGGCATTTCTAAAGGTCAGTTCAAGAAAGCACTCGGAGGCTTGATGAAGGCTGGCAAAATCAAGCAGGACCAGTTTGGGACAGAGTTGATTTAG
- the frr gene encoding ribosome recycling factor, with protein MANAIVEKAKERMTQSHHSLAREFGGIRAGRANASLLDRVYVEYYGVETPLNQIASITIPEARVLLVTPFDKSSLKDIERALNASDLGITPANDGSVIRLVIPALTEETRRDLAKEVKKVGENAKVAIRNIRRDAMDEAKKQEKAKEITEDELKTLEKDIQKVTDDAVKHIDDMTANKEKELLEV; from the coding sequence ATGGCTAACGCAATTGTAGAAAAAGCTAAAGAAAGAATGACCCAGTCTCACCACTCACTTGCTCGTGAATTTGGGGGTATCCGTGCAGGACGTGCCAACGCAAGCTTGCTGGACCGTGTCTATGTGGAATACTATGGAGTAGAAACTCCTCTTAATCAAATCGCTTCTATCACTATTCCAGAAGCGCGTGTCTTGTTGGTAACGCCATTTGACAAGTCTTCATTGAAAGACATCGAACGTGCCTTGAACGCTTCTGATCTTGGTATTACACCAGCTAATGACGGCTCTGTGATCCGCTTGGTTATCCCAGCTCTTACAGAAGAAACTCGTCGTGACCTTGCTAAAGAAGTGAAGAAGGTCGGTGAAAATGCTAAAGTGGCTATTCGTAACATCCGTCGTGATGCTATGGACGAAGCCAAGAAACAAGAAAAAGCAAAAGAAATCACTGAAGACGAATTGAAAACTCTTGAAAAAGATATTCAAAAAGTAACAGACGATGCTGTGAAACACATCGACGACATGACTGCCAATAAAGAAAAAGAACTTTTGGAAGTCTAA
- the pyrH gene encoding UMP kinase: MANPKYNRILIKLSGEALAGERGVGIDIQTVQKIAKEIQEVHSLGIEIALVIGGGNLWRGEPAAEAGMDRVQADYTGMLGTVMNALVMADSLQQVGVDTRVQTAISMQQVAEPYVRGRALRHLEKGRIVIFGAGIGSPYFSTDTTAALRAAEIEADAILMAKNGVDGVYNADPKKDKTAVKFEELTHRDVINKGLRIMDSTASTLSMDNDIDLVVFNMNQPGNIKRVVFGENIGTTVSNNIEEKE, encoded by the coding sequence ATGGCGAACCCCAAGTATAATCGTATTTTAATCAAGTTATCAGGTGAAGCCCTTGCTGGTGAACGTGGCGTAGGGATTGATATCCAAACAGTTCAAAAAATTGCAAAAGAGATTCAAGAAGTTCATAGTCTAGGGATCGAAATTGCCCTTGTTATTGGTGGAGGAAATCTCTGGCGTGGAGAACCTGCTGCAGAAGCAGGAATGGACCGTGTTCAGGCAGATTACACTGGAATGCTTGGGACTGTTATGAATGCTCTTGTGATGGCAGATTCATTGCAACAAGTTGGCGTCGATACGCGTGTGCAAACAGCTATTTCTATGCAACAAGTTGCAGAACCTTACGTACGTGGACGTGCCCTTCGCCATCTTGAAAAAGGTCGTATCGTTATCTTTGGTGCCGGAATTGGTTCACCTTACTTCTCAACAGATACAACAGCAGCTCTTCGTGCGGCTGAAATCGAAGCAGATGCCATTCTGATGGCTAAAAATGGTGTCGATGGTGTTTACAATGCCGATCCTAAGAAAGACAAGACAGCCGTTAAGTTTGAAGAATTGACCCACCGTGATGTTATCAACAAAGGTCTTCGTATCATGGACTCAACAGCTTCAACCCTCTCTATGGATAATGACATTGACTTGGTGGTCTTCAACATGAACCAACCAGGCAACATTAAACGTGTCGTATTTGGTGAAAATATCGGAACAACAGTTTCAAACAATATCGAAGAAAAGGAATAG